In Topomyia yanbarensis strain Yona2022 chromosome 2, ASM3024719v1, whole genome shotgun sequence, one DNA window encodes the following:
- the LOC131679561 gene encoding uncharacterized protein LOC131679561 — protein MSQHSSPPNSLRHNSAQNFNNQPSTPVPVEEPTSENTTSPCTTSIPSSITYRSIPFIPVLSKIITSTLRPDFPTLKFAYRPIKTTKCLLKQIKDPVPPQLQSNVIYSIPCYECPMTYIGMTRNQLKTRLSGHRSNINKYTNLIDHPPQYQKEEIAQLSEKTALMQHIISHGHSFVLANTKIIDRSLRTSALPLLEMCHIANTPNTANHRTDVQGLNQCCSCG, from the coding sequence ATGTCCCAACACAGCTCACCACCAAACAGCCTGAGGCATAACTCAGCTCAAAACTTCAATAACCAGCCTTCTACACCTGTTCCAGTCGAAGAACCAACATCGGAAAACACAACATCACCATGCACCACCAGCATTCCATCTTCAATAACGTACAGATCGATTCCTTTCATCCCAGTCCTAAGCAAAATTATAACATCAACTCTCCGGCCAGATTTTCCAACATTAAAATTCGCGTACAGACCAATCAAAACAACCAAGTGCCTACTCAAACAGATCAAAGATCCAGTACCCCCACAACTGCAATCCAACGTTATTTACAGTATCCCCTGCTATGAATGTCCAATGACATATATTGGTATGACCAGAAACCAGCTAAAAACGAGACTCAGCGGACATCGATCgaatataaacaaatatacCAATCTAATTGACCACCCACCCCAATACCAAAAAGAAGAAATAGCCCAGTTAAGCGAAAAAACAGCACTCATGCAACACATCATCAGTCACGGGCACAGCTTTGTTCTGGCGAACACGAAGATCATCGATCGCTCACTCCGGACTTCGGCATTACCACTGCTAGAGATGTGTCACATTGCAAACACACCTAACACAGCCAACCACCGCACCGATGTACAGGGCCTCAACCAGTGCTGTAGTTGCGGTTAG